One part of the Sorangiineae bacterium MSr11954 genome encodes these proteins:
- a CDS encoding SurA N-terminal domain-containing protein, which produces MRRFLRWLAFSAALSASATFTGASDASIVERVVAVVGERPILLTDLRKRARPSLYILYSQGLNPTQRAAEETKLYRDLLNKMIDERLEEQNADKSRIAVTTEEIDGAIRQRAQAYNLSLPQFFAEARRQGLSEQDYREEMRRQVLEGKLIQLRVMPRVRVSEEDVRAVYSRWVREMGDERAVDLRLLALRLPQNASEPEFKEREELAHEIVRKARAGEDFCKLVTQYSEDVRTKANCGSSGSQPISALLPALQDAAKALKEGEVSEPMAFGSEAFVITYLAKGPHIPTFEDVKPLMRERAMGEVIERQRKIWLQDLRRGLYIDVRL; this is translated from the coding sequence GTGAGACGTTTTCTTCGATGGCTTGCATTTTCGGCCGCCTTGTCGGCGAGCGCGACCTTCACTGGAGCGAGCGACGCATCCATCGTCGAGCGTGTGGTGGCGGTGGTCGGTGAGCGTCCGATCCTGCTGACCGATCTGCGCAAGCGCGCGCGGCCCTCGCTCTACATTCTGTACAGCCAGGGGCTCAATCCGACGCAGCGCGCGGCCGAAGAGACCAAGTTGTACCGCGATCTCCTCAACAAGATGATCGACGAGCGGCTCGAGGAGCAGAACGCCGACAAGTCGCGCATCGCGGTGACCACCGAGGAGATCGACGGCGCCATCCGGCAGAGGGCGCAAGCCTACAACCTGTCGCTGCCCCAGTTCTTCGCCGAGGCCAGGCGCCAAGGTTTGAGCGAGCAAGACTACCGCGAAGAGATGCGCCGGCAGGTGCTCGAGGGGAAGCTCATTCAGCTGCGGGTGATGCCGCGGGTGCGGGTGAGCGAAGAAGACGTGCGCGCCGTCTACAGCCGCTGGGTCCGAGAAATGGGCGACGAGCGCGCCGTCGATCTGCGGCTCTTGGCGCTGCGCCTGCCGCAGAACGCGAGCGAGCCCGAGTTCAAAGAGCGCGAAGAACTGGCGCATGAAATCGTGCGCAAGGCCCGCGCCGGCGAAGACTTCTGCAAGCTCGTGACCCAATACTCCGAAGACGTTCGCACGAAGGCCAACTGCGGCTCGAGCGGCTCGCAGCCTATCTCCGCGCTGCTCCCCGCCCTGCAAGACGCCGCCAAGGCCTTGAAAGAAGGCGAAGTCTCCGAGCCGATGGCCTTCGGCTCCGAAGCCTTCGTCATCACCTACCTCGCCAAGGGCCCGCACATCCCCACCTTCGAAGACGTGAAGCCCCTCATGCGCGAGCGCGCCATGGGCGAAGTCATCGAGCGCCAGCGCAAAATCTGGCTCCAAGATCTACGTCGCGGCCTCTACATCGACGTCCGCCTGTAA
- a CDS encoding PIN domain-containing protein: MAFVVLYDACVLYPAPMRDLLIRIARTGLVRAHWSETILDECFRSILRDRSDLQPVHLARTRQMMNQAIPDVLVSGYEELIAGVQLPDPDDRHVVAAAIRAGAQVIVTSNLDDFPKPKLEPFGLEAVHPDDFVLDSIDLAPAAICGALQEQAASLKNPPKTVAEVLDALQRNGLVQSVARLRELYGG, encoded by the coding sequence ATGGCGTTCGTCGTCCTCTACGACGCGTGCGTGCTCTATCCCGCGCCCATGCGCGACTTGCTCATTCGCATCGCACGGACGGGCCTCGTTCGCGCCCATTGGAGCGAGACCATCCTCGACGAGTGCTTCCGCAGCATCTTGCGGGATCGCTCCGACCTTCAGCCCGTGCATCTTGCGCGCACGCGCCAGATGATGAACCAAGCGATCCCGGACGTGCTCGTTTCGGGGTACGAGGAGCTCATCGCAGGCGTTCAACTGCCCGATCCCGACGATCGCCACGTCGTTGCTGCGGCCATCCGAGCAGGTGCCCAAGTCATCGTGACGTCCAACCTCGATGATTTTCCGAAGCCCAAGCTCGAGCCCTTCGGATTGGAAGCCGTGCACCCCGACGACTTCGTTCTCGACAGCATCGACCTCGCGCCGGCTGCGATTTGCGGGGCGTTGCAAGAGCAAGCGGCCTCGCTCAAAAATCCTCCCAAGACCGTGGCCGAGGTGCTCGACGCGCTTCAGCGAAATGGGCTCGTGCAGAGCGTGGCGCGGTTGCGGGAGTTATACGGTGGATGA
- the rplM gene encoding 50S ribosomal protein L13, translated as MSQTTFSATKAQAQASRSWYVVDAAGKPLGRLASEIARVLRGKHKPTYTPHQDTGDFVIVVNADKIRLTGNKLDQKFYYSHSGIPGGFSAESYRHLLERKPAFPIEKAVKGMLPKNVLGREMLTKLKVYATPDHPHAAQKPQPLKVTL; from the coding sequence ATGTCTCAGACGACATTTTCGGCGACGAAGGCGCAGGCTCAAGCCAGCCGTTCGTGGTACGTGGTGGATGCGGCCGGAAAGCCCCTTGGGCGGCTGGCGAGCGAAATTGCTCGAGTTCTCCGCGGCAAGCACAAGCCGACGTATACCCCTCATCAAGATACGGGCGACTTCGTGATCGTGGTCAACGCCGACAAGATCCGCCTGACCGGCAACAAGCTCGACCAGAAGTTCTACTACTCGCACTCGGGCATCCCGGGCGGGTTCAGCGCCGAGAGCTACCGGCACCTTCTGGAGCGCAAGCCTGCTTTTCCGATCGAGAAGGCGGTCAAGGGCATGCTGCCCAAGAACGTGCTCGGTCGCGAAATGCTGACCAAACTCAAAGTGTACGCGACGCCGGATCACCCCCACGCCGCGCAGAAACCGCAGCCCCTGAAGGTCACACTCTAA
- the rpsI gene encoding 30S ribosomal protein S9, with protein MAATDNRTYSTGKRKTAIARVWVKPGTGVITVNDTPADQYFERETSRMVMRQSLELIEALEQFDVVATVTGGGHSAQAEAMRHGISRALCLMDPERRSVLKRAGFLTRDARKKERKKYGQPGARKRFQYSKR; from the coding sequence ATGGCCGCCACCGACAACCGCACCTACTCCACTGGCAAGCGCAAGACCGCCATCGCGCGCGTTTGGGTCAAGCCCGGCACGGGCGTGATCACCGTCAACGACACGCCGGCGGATCAGTATTTCGAACGCGAGACCTCGCGCATGGTCATGCGTCAATCGCTCGAGCTCATCGAGGCCCTCGAGCAGTTCGACGTCGTCGCCACGGTCACGGGCGGTGGTCACTCCGCGCAAGCCGAGGCCATGCGTCACGGCATCTCGCGCGCCCTCTGCTTGATGGACCCGGAGCGCCGCTCCGTCCTCAAGCGCGCCGGCTTCCTGACCCGCGACGCGCGCAAGAAGGAGCGCAAGAAGTACGGTCAGCCGGGCGCCCGCAAGCGCTTCCAGTACAGCAAGCGCTAA
- a CDS encoding helix-turn-helix domain-containing protein yields the protein MQTNALKVPSRRDSQEAQEALRLLNGLRRQKQHKLPRVRIRPEGSHADVAVALPMEAFELFLEILGQMANGNAVTIIPVHAELTTQQAAELLNVSRPHVVALLEQDKIPHRMVGTHRRIRVADLIEFKRKDDAEREAALQELSAEAQKHDLGY from the coding sequence ATGCAAACGAACGCGCTCAAGGTTCCGTCGCGGCGAGACTCGCAAGAGGCGCAGGAGGCGTTGCGTCTTTTGAACGGGCTTCGACGCCAAAAGCAGCACAAGCTTCCGCGCGTGCGGATCCGTCCGGAGGGATCCCATGCCGATGTCGCGGTGGCATTGCCCATGGAGGCGTTCGAGCTATTTCTGGAGATCCTCGGCCAGATGGCCAACGGCAACGCCGTGACGATCATCCCGGTGCACGCCGAGCTCACGACGCAGCAGGCGGCCGAGCTCCTCAACGTGTCGCGCCCTCACGTGGTTGCGTTGCTCGAGCAGGACAAAATCCCGCATCGCATGGTGGGCACCCATCGCCGCATCCGCGTCGCCGATTTGATCGAGTTCAAACGCAAGGACGACGCGGAGCGCGAAGCCGCCCTCCAAGAGCTCTCGGCCGAAGCCCAAAAGCACGATCTCGGCTACTAA